A single window of Ananas comosus cultivar F153 linkage group 19, ASM154086v1, whole genome shotgun sequence DNA harbors:
- the LOC109725048 gene encoding uncharacterized membrane protein At1g16860-like isoform X1 yields MHQLGSGLYVSGPLPPSPPPPPPPRERRRLSAGSSSPSSSLAPYTGGDGPLSGDLARMFPSPHSSPHLRPPPPPPAASSPRLPQSGLVVGPPRPSPPPSPEPSTRNPPAGPQKSEFASGIPIWCCFLAAAAVAAGIGIGVFVLVSARRLEVLAAASAVAAAVGVVGVWNWWSRAREAEGFFRRFPDSSVGRGSLPVGELVKISGQVTCGHVPLVTSYQDVSRCIFTSSELYEYRGWSGAPANPNHRRFTWGLRHSERNVANFYISDHGSGTRFLVRAGDGAKVTHFVKSKTIDINKGKRELTPNFINWLADNNLSIGDQLLRLKEGFIKEGDTASVIGILRRHHPYDIIDPPHGKVSTGCQWTRCLFPVLVEGLILIGDENPEDEVVYLA; encoded by the exons ATGCATCAGCTCGGGAGCGGCCTCTACGTCTCGGGCCCCCTtcctccgtcgccgccgccgccgccgccgccgcgcgagCGCCGCCGCCTCTCCGCGGGATCCTCGTCGCCCTCCTCCTCGCTCGCCCCGTACACCGGCGGCGACGGTCCCCTCTCCGGCGACCTCGCCCGCATGTTCCCCTCCCCGCATTCCTCCCCCCATCTccgccccccgccgccgccgccggcggccTCCTCCCCCCGTCTCCCGCAGTCCGGCCTCGTCGTCGGCCCCCCTcgtccctcgccgccgccgtcgccggagcCGAGCACCAGGAATCCGCCGGCCGGGCCGCAGAAGAGCGAGTTCGCGTCGGGGATTCCGATCTGGTGCTGCTTTCTGGCggctgccgccgtcgccgccggaATCGGGATCGGGGTGTTCGTCCTCGTGTCGGCGCGGAGGCTGGAGGTGCTGGCGGCGGCTTCGGCGGTGGCCGCGGCGGTCGGGGTGGTAGGGGTCTGGAATTGGTGGAGCAGAGCGAGGGAGGCGGAGGGGTTCTTTCGCCGCTTCCCGGATTCGAGCGTCGGTCGGGGTAGCCTCCCGGTTGGCGAGCTTGTTAAAATCAGCGGG CAAGTCACTTGTGGACATGTTCCTCTTGTAACGTCCTATCAGGATGTCTCTAGGTGCATATTTACATCTAGTGAACTCTATGAATACCGAGGATGGAGCGGCGCGCCTGCTAATCCCAATCATAGGCGTTTCACATGGGGATTACGACATTCAGAG AGAAATGTGGCGAATTTCTATATATCTGACCACGGTTCCGGAACAAGGTTTCTCGTGAGGGCAGGAGATGGTGCCAAAGTTACTCACTTTGTCAAATCCAAAACTATAGACATAAACAAGGGAAAGCGAGAGCTAACTCCCAACTTCATCAATTGGTTGGCAGATAATAATCTTTCCATTGGTGATCAACTATTGCGACTAAAAGAAGG GTTCATCAAAGAAGGGGACACTGCAAGTGTAATCGGTATCTTGAGGAGGCATCACCCATACGACATAATCGATCCACCTCACGGTAAGGTCTCGACTGGGTGTCAATGGACGAGATGCTTGTTTCCGGTGCTTGTCGAGGGCCTCATCCTCATAGGAGATGAAAATCCCGAAGACGAGGTTGTGTACCTGGCATGA
- the LOC109725048 gene encoding uncharacterized membrane protein At1g16860-like isoform X2: MHQLGSGLYVSGPLPPSPPPPPPPRERRRLSAGSSSPSSSLAPYTGGDGPLSGDLARMFPSPHSSPHLRPPPPPPAASSPRLPQSGLVVGPPRPSPPPSPEPSTRNPPAGPQKSEFASGIPIWCCFLAAAAVAAGIGIGVFVLVSARRLEVLAAASAVAAAVGVVGVWNWWSRAREAEGFFRRFPDSSVGRGSLPVGELVKISGDVSRCIFTSSELYEYRGWSGAPANPNHRRFTWGLRHSERNVANFYISDHGSGTRFLVRAGDGAKVTHFVKSKTIDINKGKRELTPNFINWLADNNLSIGDQLLRLKEGFIKEGDTASVIGILRRHHPYDIIDPPHGKVSTGCQWTRCLFPVLVEGLILIGDENPEDEVVYLA, encoded by the exons ATGCATCAGCTCGGGAGCGGCCTCTACGTCTCGGGCCCCCTtcctccgtcgccgccgccgccgccgccgccgcgcgagCGCCGCCGCCTCTCCGCGGGATCCTCGTCGCCCTCCTCCTCGCTCGCCCCGTACACCGGCGGCGACGGTCCCCTCTCCGGCGACCTCGCCCGCATGTTCCCCTCCCCGCATTCCTCCCCCCATCTccgccccccgccgccgccgccggcggccTCCTCCCCCCGTCTCCCGCAGTCCGGCCTCGTCGTCGGCCCCCCTcgtccctcgccgccgccgtcgccggagcCGAGCACCAGGAATCCGCCGGCCGGGCCGCAGAAGAGCGAGTTCGCGTCGGGGATTCCGATCTGGTGCTGCTTTCTGGCggctgccgccgtcgccgccggaATCGGGATCGGGGTGTTCGTCCTCGTGTCGGCGCGGAGGCTGGAGGTGCTGGCGGCGGCTTCGGCGGTGGCCGCGGCGGTCGGGGTGGTAGGGGTCTGGAATTGGTGGAGCAGAGCGAGGGAGGCGGAGGGGTTCTTTCGCCGCTTCCCGGATTCGAGCGTCGGTCGGGGTAGCCTCCCGGTTGGCGAGCTTGTTAAAATCAGCGGG GATGTCTCTAGGTGCATATTTACATCTAGTGAACTCTATGAATACCGAGGATGGAGCGGCGCGCCTGCTAATCCCAATCATAGGCGTTTCACATGGGGATTACGACATTCAGAG AGAAATGTGGCGAATTTCTATATATCTGACCACGGTTCCGGAACAAGGTTTCTCGTGAGGGCAGGAGATGGTGCCAAAGTTACTCACTTTGTCAAATCCAAAACTATAGACATAAACAAGGGAAAGCGAGAGCTAACTCCCAACTTCATCAATTGGTTGGCAGATAATAATCTTTCCATTGGTGATCAACTATTGCGACTAAAAGAAGG GTTCATCAAAGAAGGGGACACTGCAAGTGTAATCGGTATCTTGAGGAGGCATCACCCATACGACATAATCGATCCACCTCACGGTAAGGTCTCGACTGGGTGTCAATGGACGAGATGCTTGTTTCCGGTGCTTGTCGAGGGCCTCATCCTCATAGGAGATGAAAATCCCGAAGACGAGGTTGTGTACCTGGCATGA
- the LOC109725048 gene encoding uncharacterized membrane protein At1g16860-like isoform X3, with amino-acid sequence MHQLGSGLYVSGPLPPSPPPPPPPRERRRLSAGSSSPSSSLAPYTGGDGPLSGDLARMFPSPHSSPHLRPPPPPPAASSPRLPQSGLVVGPPRPSPPPSPEPSTRNPPAGPQKSEFASGIPIWCCFLAAAAVAAGIGIGVFVLVSARRLEVLAAASAVAAAVGVVGVWNWWSRAREAEGFFRRFPDSSVGRGSLPVGELVKISGRNVANFYISDHGSGTRFLVRAGDGAKVTHFVKSKTIDINKGKRELTPNFINWLADNNLSIGDQLLRLKEGFIKEGDTASVIGILRRHHPYDIIDPPHGKVSTGCQWTRCLFPVLVEGLILIGDENPEDEVVYLA; translated from the exons ATGCATCAGCTCGGGAGCGGCCTCTACGTCTCGGGCCCCCTtcctccgtcgccgccgccgccgccgccgccgcgcgagCGCCGCCGCCTCTCCGCGGGATCCTCGTCGCCCTCCTCCTCGCTCGCCCCGTACACCGGCGGCGACGGTCCCCTCTCCGGCGACCTCGCCCGCATGTTCCCCTCCCCGCATTCCTCCCCCCATCTccgccccccgccgccgccgccggcggccTCCTCCCCCCGTCTCCCGCAGTCCGGCCTCGTCGTCGGCCCCCCTcgtccctcgccgccgccgtcgccggagcCGAGCACCAGGAATCCGCCGGCCGGGCCGCAGAAGAGCGAGTTCGCGTCGGGGATTCCGATCTGGTGCTGCTTTCTGGCggctgccgccgtcgccgccggaATCGGGATCGGGGTGTTCGTCCTCGTGTCGGCGCGGAGGCTGGAGGTGCTGGCGGCGGCTTCGGCGGTGGCCGCGGCGGTCGGGGTGGTAGGGGTCTGGAATTGGTGGAGCAGAGCGAGGGAGGCGGAGGGGTTCTTTCGCCGCTTCCCGGATTCGAGCGTCGGTCGGGGTAGCCTCCCGGTTGGCGAGCTTGTTAAAATCAGCGGG AGAAATGTGGCGAATTTCTATATATCTGACCACGGTTCCGGAACAAGGTTTCTCGTGAGGGCAGGAGATGGTGCCAAAGTTACTCACTTTGTCAAATCCAAAACTATAGACATAAACAAGGGAAAGCGAGAGCTAACTCCCAACTTCATCAATTGGTTGGCAGATAATAATCTTTCCATTGGTGATCAACTATTGCGACTAAAAGAAGG GTTCATCAAAGAAGGGGACACTGCAAGTGTAATCGGTATCTTGAGGAGGCATCACCCATACGACATAATCGATCCACCTCACGGTAAGGTCTCGACTGGGTGTCAATGGACGAGATGCTTGTTTCCGGTGCTTGTCGAGGGCCTCATCCTCATAGGAGATGAAAATCCCGAAGACGAGGTTGTGTACCTGGCATGA